A region of Cucumis melo cultivar AY chromosome 2, USDA_Cmelo_AY_1.0, whole genome shotgun sequence DNA encodes the following proteins:
- the LOC103492413 gene encoding uncharacterized protein LOC103492413 — protein sequence MEEANEILKNNRVEDISWLCSLSESELDLLISIKMLVLQRAKAIGHENLAEKFDLKTLRAIGFVLMEHLKGELRTSDVSDLSQSATLNACNLLDSNVEKILSIDEIMASICSDRRKKPGKRPRKN from the exons ATGGAAGAGGCGAATGAAATTTTGAAGAATAACAGAGTTGAAGATATCAGTTGGCTTTGTTCACTATCTGAATCAGAACTT GACCTGCTGATTAGCATTAAAATGCTAGTTCTCCAACGTGCAAAAGCAATTGGTCATGAAAATTTAGCTGAAAAATTTGATTTGAAGACGCTACGTGCTATTG GGTTTGTTTTGATGGAACATCTTAAAGGAGAACTTAGGACATCAGATGTTTCGGATCTTTCTCAATCTGCTACCTTAAATGCGTGCAACTTGTTAGACAGCAATGTTGAGAAAATTTTGTCAATTGATGAGATAATGGCAAGTATCTGCTCAGACAGAAGGAAGAAACCAGGAAAAAG